One window of the Spea bombifrons isolate aSpeBom1 chromosome 8, aSpeBom1.2.pri, whole genome shotgun sequence genome contains the following:
- the LOC128502630 gene encoding uncharacterized protein LOC128502630 — protein MANPPRDSGAHVVKIQQVYWARDAAEDGMVQHGATCVAKVEEQVEYHDTDTYDLASHGAWLSKIGGDWRLIVEQSGQQKTPFTDQTNRNRPLSGNWEINGKSGKKVDLMERKQPRRDLETQRSQGTSKTDGSNVSAGGDIKARNSLTCYELLDEREIVEYLSRVLGHDGEFNVTTVRDFLETAGIRHYEGFLDTRQVTYKLGDLYTIVLTTDPATSRKVATVSLEVEIEKVTEGFQRLERLASDLNLQLKNK, from the coding sequence ATGGCAAATCCCCCGAGGGATTCCGGTGCCCACGTGGTGAAGATACAGCAGGTATACTGGGCGAGAGACGCGGCTGAAGATGGTATGGTCCAGCATGGCGCTACCTGTGTGGCTAAAGTGGAAGAGCAAGTCGAGTATCACGACACGGACACGTATGACCTCGCCAGCCACGGTGCGTGGCTGAGTAAGATCGGGGGAGATTGGAGGCTGATTGTGGAGCAGAGCGGGCAGCAGAAGACACCTTTTACTGACCAAACCAACCGGAACCGCCCTCTCAGCGGGAATTGGGAAATTAACGGAAAATCAGGGAAAAAAGTAGATTTGATGGAAAGAAAACAACCGAGACGGGACCTCGAGACGCAACGCAGCCAAGGAACTTCCAAGACAGACGGCAGCAACGTCTCGGCAGGTGGAGACATCAAGGCGAGAAACTCGCTGACCTGCTACGAGCTGCTGGACGAAAGGGAGATCGTTGAGTATCTGTCGAGGGTTTTAGGTCACGACGGAGAGTTTAACGTAACGACGGTGAGGGACTTTTTAGAAACTGCCGGAATCCGGCATTACGAAGGTTTCCTCGACACGAGGCAGGTGACCTACAAGCTGGGGGACCTGTACACCATCGTCTTAACCACCGACCCGGCTACCTCCAGAAAGGTGGCGACGGTGTCTCTGGAAGTCGAAATCGAGAAGGTTACGGAAGGGTTTCAAAGACTGGAACGGCTGGCAAGCGATCTTAATCTTCAACTAAAAAACAAGTGA